The DNA window ACTTTTTGCTATTCCACCTCCTGGATAGGTCTCATTGCTACAGGAGGTTTTGCTTTTACCTTCTGGCCTGTGATGATCCCTTCAAAATTTGATTTTTTCTTAGAGGATAACAGAGAGATAGGGATAATTTTTATATTATTGACTTTGTGCTATGTTTTATTTTCAATGGGGTGGAAATATATAAACTTGCATTTTGAATTTCCATCCTTGCCCATCTCTCTTGTTCAGATATCTTTATCAGTATTTGAATGGAGTGTTGCCGGGAGTGTACTTTACGTACTGTTGCCCAGTTCATCTAAAATACATTTTTTTACATTTATATCTATATTTGTAACCGGACAGCTTATTGGTATTATAAGCAATCTGCCGGGAGGTATAGGAGCTTTTGAATTTATCATGATCTCATTTTTATCTCAGTTTATATCTGTGCATGAAATATTGAGTGGCCTGATTCTTTATAGAGTGATATATTATCTTCTTCCTTTATTTTTTGCAGTTGTTCTCCTTGGGGCCTATGAAGTTTCTATTAAAAAAGAATCCTTTTCTGGACTTACAAATTTCTTTGATAGTTTTATAGCACCATTTATTCCTGTATTGCTGGCTGCTGGAATGTTTTCCGGAGGATTTATAATGCTGCTGTCTGGATCTACTCCTTCTGAATTATGGCGGATAGAATGGCTTGGAAGATTTTTTCCAATTGCCACTTTAGAGGTTTCTCATTTTATAGGGAGTATTACCGGTTTTTTACTTTTGATACTAGCCACAGGTATAAAACGGAGGCTGAACAGTGCTTATTTTATATCGATATTCCTCTTGATCATGGGTATTATATCTTCTCTTCTCAAAGGACTGGACTACGAAGAAGCCTTCATACTTTTTGTAATACTACTTCTGCTGATTCCTTCGAAAAAACATTTTTACAGAAAAGCTTCGTCATTGATTAGTTATTTGAGTGTAAATGGGATTTTATTAATATTTTTGGCCACAGCATCAGCTATCTGGATAGGGATTTTTTCATATAAGCACGTTGAATATTCTAGAGATCTTTGGTGGCAGTTTGAGATTAAAAAAAATGCTCCTAGATTTTTACGTTCGACTTTAGGAATAGCATTGGCAACAATCTTCTATGCCCTTACTAAGATTATGAAACCTGTAACTGACTATACAATGGAAAATAGCGGAGAGGGAATCGAAGATGCCAGAAAAATACTTATGACATCCCCAAAGACATATTCCAATTTGGTTCTTATGGGAGATAAATCCATTGTATTTGATAAAGACAGAGATTCTTTTATAATGTATGGGGTAAGTGGTAAAAGCATGATAGCCATGGGAGACCCTGTAGGAAACAGTGAAGGTATTTCTGAGTTGATATGGCTTTTTTATGAAATAGCAATGAAAAGTGGTAAAAGAGTCGTCTTTTATGAGGTGGGAACAGAATACCTAAACTATTATCTGGATATAGGATTGAATGTACTAAAAATAGGAGAAGAAGCAGCAGTTAATTTAGTTGAGTTTTCCCTTGTAGGAGGGTCTCGGAAAGGACTAAGGTATACATATAACAAGTTGCAGAAAGATGGGTGCTCTTTTAGGATAATTGAGCATATGGAGATAGAAAGTGTGATGGATGAACTAAAGGAGATTTCTGATGGATGGCTTGATCTGAAAAAAGGTTCTGAAAAAAAATTTTCTCTCGGAAGTTTTGACAAAGATTATATAAAAAATTTCAGAATAGGAGTTATCGAAAAAGAGGGGAAAATAATGGCGTTTTCCAATCTTTGGGAAACCTCGAACAAAAATGAACTTTCTGTAGACCTAATGAGGTACAGGCCGAGCTCTCCAGATTCTGTCATGGAATTTTTATTTATAAACCTTATGCTTTGGGGTAAGGAGAATGATTATAAATGGTTTAATCTTGGAATGGCTCCTTTGTCTGGAATAGAAGGACGTGAACTCTCTACATTCTGGAACCGTTTTGGAAATTTTGTTTTCAATCTCGGTGGACATTTTTATAACTTCAAGGGTCTAAGAAGTTATAAGGATAAATTTTCTCCCTTGTGGCACCCAAAATATATTGTTTTTTCGGGAGACCTGTCACTTTTAAATGTATTAAAGGATGTTTATGTACTGGTTTCAGGGGGTGTGAAAGAGATTATTAAAAAATAGATTATCCCTTTATAGAATTAATTTTAACTTGTAACAGTGCAAACCAAAACACCGGGGTTGTCCGGTGTTTTGGTTTATTTATTGAGATTCTCGTCTAAAAACTCAATGAATCGCTTCCATGATTTTTCATCGGTTTCTTTTCTGTAGCTTGGAGAGTCAAAGACAGTGAAGGCATGAGGAGCTCCGCTGTAGGTTATCATCTCGTGAGAGATACCTTTATCTTCTAATTCAACTGCAAGTTTAGCAAAGTCATCCATAGATATATTTGCATCAGCTGTGCCGTGGAGAACCAGTATTTCTCCTTTAGTTTTTGAATAATCCTGCCCTTCAGGGGTACTTAGTCCACCGTGAAAAGTAACAAATCCTTTTAGATTTATTCCAGATCTTGCAAACTCAAGTGCTGCAGCACCTCCGAAGCAATAACCCATTGCCACGGCATTATGGATGTTTCCACCCTTTAATCTAGCCACTTCTAGAGCGCCTAACATAAGTGAACGCATCTTCTGACGGTCAGCATATAGTTCTCCTGTATGCTGTCGCCTATCTTTCACTTCTGTAGGGCGTATCCCTGCTCCGAAGAGGTCCATGGCGAAGACAGAATAACCTAAATCTGCTAGCATCTCTACACGCCGAATTTCGTAATCTGTGAGTCCGTCCCAGTCGTGGATGATTAATACCAAAGGAGCTTCAGGAGACTTATTTATAGAATAATATCCTTCGTAAACGTTGTTGCCTATCTTATATGATATCATTTTTCCTGAAGCCCCCATAGATGTAACTGCCATTGACATAAAAAAAATTACCATCATAATATATTTTATTTTTTTCATATATCTCCTCCTATTTATAAATATGTGACTGTTCTTGATATAAATTGCCTTTTTGATTTGTATAAATTACTAAGTTTATCATTGGTGCAATATCGCCTATAAGTACTTTATAATCTGTTTTTGAAATTTCCTCTTATGTTTTATACATTAAAAATAGACCAGGCAGTAAAGGACTTATTAATAAGTGGTTTAAAAATAATTATCTCTACCTGGTCACTGATAAAGGAATTTCAAATTATATTGGAAAATACCCATATTGATACTAGAGAATTTTTTTGATAAAATTTTTGGAATAAACTTGTAAAAGGGGAGAGTTTATTATGAATATATTAATTGCAGGCGGGGGAGATGTAGGGGTAAGAATAGCACAAAAACTTATATATGAAGGTTACAACATAACTTTAATAGAAAAAAACGAAAAGCTCATAAGAATGCTTAAAAACAAACTGGATGCAATGATTATCCACGGAGATGCAACAAATGTAGGGACTCTTGTAGAGGCAGATATTCAGAGTGCAGGTCTTTTTATAGTGGTTACAAATTCTGACAGTGATAATCTTGTGGCTTGTACACTGGCCAGAAACTGCGGTAGAAGAGACCTTTCTATAGCTACTAAGCTAGATGACTATACTCAGTTTTTTCTCAAGGGGAAAGTGGCACCAGGGAACTTTGGTCTGAATACAGTTGTTATACCTTCAGAGTTGACCATAAAAAAAATCGTGGAACTAATTCAGAATCCAGATATATTTGAGATAGCCAATTATGCCGGCAACATTGCCCAGATGGTAGGGGTAAAAGTAAGAAAAGAATTTCTATACTCCTCCGTTCCTATTTTTAAAATGGCTCAAATGGACAACATAATGAACAAGATAAGACTGGTGGCAATACAGAGAGAGGGGAATATAATAATACCAAGGGGAAACAGTGAGATATATCCAAATGACAAGTTGTACTTTGTAGGTAGAACAGAGATTGTAAAGGAAGTTGTAAAAAAATATTTTTCTATAAATTTAAAGTTAAACAATGTTATCATAATAGGTGGCAGCAAGAGATCAGTAAGACTTGCAAAAGTGCTTGTAAAATTAAAAAAAAATGTAGTTATCATAGAGCAGGACAGATCCATTTGTGAGGAGATAAGCTCTCATCTAGAGAATGTCATGGTTATAAACGGACTTGCAACAGACAGGTTTTTATTAGATGAGCTGAAAATAGAGAGCTCTTGTGTGGTCAGCATGACATCTGATGATGAATACAATATCCTTGCAGCATTTATGACAAAGAAATACGGAGCTTCAAAGACCATCTGTATGATAAAAAGTACATCAATAGTCAATGTAATAAATAATTTAGCACCTATAGATACTGTATTCTCTCCCCATGCTCTTACGGTGGGAGAGATACTGAAGCGTACTAGAAAAGACGACCTTTTCTCAGTATCTTCCTTCACAGAGATAGATGCTGAAACTGTGGGTATAGACATAAAAGATAAGCTGCCCATCTTGAATACTCCTATAAAAAACATATCCATGCCTGCTAAGACAATTATAGGGGTCATAATAAGAGGAAAGGAGGTCATTATCCCTACAGGCGAGGATGAGATAAAATTGGGGGACAGAATCATAATCTTTCTTCTATCAGATGCCATTTACGAAGTTGAAAAAATATTTTCAAGAAGACATGGTGGCGGCCTATGAACTGGAAACTAATTTTTAAAATTCAGGGTCTTATTTTAGTTGTAGTGGGAGCTATGATGAGCATTCCTCTTATTTTTTCCTTTTATTACAGAAGTTCAGACATACTCTCTCTTTCTTTTTCTATATTTTTGACTATTTTGGTGGGAGTTTTATTTCTCTTTATTTTTAAGTCAAAAAAACGAATAAGGGCCAGAGAGGGCTTTGCCTCTGTATCCCTTGGATGGATTATGGCTTCCTGTTTTGGGGCCCTTCCATTTTATTTGGAGGGAACCATGGGATCCTATATAAACTGTGTTTTCGAATCTATGTCTGGTTTTACAACTACAGGAGCTACAATTTTAAAAGATATAGAGGTACTTCCAAAAGGGGTACTCTTTTGGAGGAGTCTCACACACTGGCTTGGAGGTATGGGAATAATTCTTTTGACTATTGCGGTACTCCCTATGCTAGGCATATCTCCAGGGCAGCTTTACAATGCCGAGGTTCCAGGTCCTATCAAAGGTCGCTTGAGGCCAAAGATCAGGGATACAGCGGTGATATTGTGGCTAATATATCTTTCTATGACGGTTATTGAGACTATCCTCCTGATGTTTGGAGGTATGAATCTGTATGATTCTCTATGCCATACCTTTGGAACCCTTGGGACAGGGGGGTTTTCAACACGAAACAGCTCTGTCGGGGGATTTCATAGTATTTACATAGAGATTGTCATAATAGTTTTTATGTACCTTTCCGGGATAAACTACACTCTACATTTTTATCTTATAAAGGGCAGGTTCAGAAATTTTTTAAAAAACAGTGAGTGGAGATTTTACACATCGATACTCTTTGCTGCAGTAATTATGATATCTCTAAACATATATTTTGCAGGTCCTGTGGAATATCGAGGGGACTACATAAAGTCACTGAGAGACTCTGCTTTTCAGGTTGTATCTATAACCACGACCACGGGATATGTTACTGCTGATTTTAATCTTTGGCCCTCTTTTTCGGGGTTGCTCTTGGTCTTAATGATGTTTTTTGGAGGCTCTGCTGGCTCTACTGGTGGTGGTCTGAAGCAGATAAGGGTTCTGATTATGATAAAGCATATCTATCATGAGGTGGAAAAAATGGCATATCCGAGAGCTGTTTTCTCTCTGAAGGTAGGTGGAGACAGTATAGAGGAAAGAGTGGTAAAAAATGTGGTTGTTTTTTTCATTCTTTTTATGTTCTTTTTTGGAGGGATAACAATATTTTTGGCTCTTATGGGATATGATATAGTGACATGTTTTTCTGCTTCCATCGCCACCCTTGGAAACATAGGGCCTGGTCTTAGCAGGGTTGGCGCCGTTGAGAACTATAGTTTTTTTGATCCCTACAGTAAGGTGGTTCTAATATTTGCAATGCTTTTGGGACGACTGGAGATATTTTCCGTACTGATACTCATGTATTCTTTAACAATAAAAAAAAATAGTCATTTCTGAGGTATTTGGAAGATATGAATAGAAAAATAAAAATGGCAGCTTGAGATATATTCTCACACTGCCATTTTTATTTTTCTGCTGAGATCAAGTAGGGACTGAAGGTCCTCTATACTCTCTCCACATTTTGTTTTTGGATTAATATGGAGTAGTGCCCTACCCCTTCTAAAACTTATTGTAACATTATTTTCACGGGAGTAGTCCTCTAGTATTGGTCTTATTTTCTGGAAATAGATGTCTGCAGGAAGGAGTTTCCCCTCTGGATAGAGACTGACAAACTCTCCCTCTTTACCTGCAGTAAAAAAAAGGTCTATGTCTAGCGGCACCTCAAAAGAAGCACCTATACGGGGGCGGTGTGGTTTTTCGTGGGAATCTTCCTTACCCAATTCTAGGAGCTCGATATATCTGAAAACTGATATCTCATCGTCTTTTACAAGATCCTTAACTTTAATAAAAGATCTCATTTTCCCTTTTCCTTCGATGGCGAGTTTTTTGTTCAGTTTTTTCTCCAAAATTTTGGTTTCTTTATTTTTAAAAACTAGTTTGTTTTTTTTTGCAAACTCTTTTATCAAGCTTTGCTTTTTCAATGTAGACACGGCGTTGTAGCCACCAACTGCCAGAAATGCAGATGCGACTACAGGTAGAATCATTATATTCCAGCTCATAACAAATATGTCCTCCCACAGTGTATTAAGGTAATAGAGTTTTGGCCCGGTAACTAGAAAAATTTTATAAATAAAAAATTGTATTTGAAAGTAAATCTTTAGTCAGTGAATCTTAAGATTTATGTAAAAAACTTAAGTTGTTATCTTTATTCAAATTAAAGTATTGAATTTCTAAGCTCTTTTACTTTCTTTGCCTGTCCAAAGAAAGTAATCAAAGAAAAGACGCCCCTAAAAAGATTCCTAAAATCATTTCTGAACTAACTTTCACTTGAAATATAGTTGGCAAAGCCTCTTTACTTCAAAGAAAGTGGATTTCAGAAAAAGTGATTTCTTAACGGGATTTTTTAAAGGATAAAGCAATCTAAAAATTTAAAAAAATTATTTTCTCTTTGTGAAACTCCTTATTTTTCTCTGTGTCCTCTGTGACCAAAAGGTTTTTTTATTATTCGTGTTAATTTTTTTGTCTTTTATTGATTTTCATTCGTGATGAAATCTTTTGACTCTATATCCTTATAAATTAAGTAATTTAAAAGAATTTCTTTCAAGTAGCAACTTAAGTTAAATATATAGGTGTAGTTATAGTTGGTGTAATTTTTGATCTGATTTTCAGATCTTTTTATTTTATGAAAAGAAGGAGATAACAGTTTCTAGAAGAATTATTATGTAGTAAGTATTTTTAGTTAGTTTAAATTTCCAGCAACTCCTTTTTTATTCATTGTATCCCTTTTATATAAACGGTAGCAATTTATTTATAATAGATATAGAATTCGAAGTCAAGCATAGTGTCTCAATAATATCTAAAAATTATTTTGACTTTTAAAGTGACCGGCAATTTTTTTGACGAATGAAATCATAAAAAAGTTAAAAAAAGGAGGAGTTATGAATATAAAATTTTTTCAGGAATTTTTTCTATGGTGCACTGCCATAAACAGTATAGCCCTTGTCTTTTGGATGCTCATGTTTTCTTTTGGAAGTAGCTGGATCTATAAGTTTCACAGTAAGTGGTTTAAAATTTCCTTAGAGGAGTTTCATTCCATACACTATAAAGGGATGGCTTTTTACAAATTGGGTATTTTCTTGTTTAATCTGGCTCCTTACATAGCTTTGCTTATAATGGGTTCATAGGAGGGAATGTGAAAAAGGTTTTAAGGGAATTCGTGTGGCGTTTTTTTCTACTATTCTTTACCTTTGTGGCTGCAATTTATGCAGAGGAGAAAATAGACCTTGTGAGGGTTGATAAATCCTCTAGAAAGATGTTTCTGATGGCGGGCCCTCAGGTGGTAAAAGTTTATAAGATATATTTAGGGAAGAATCCTGTTGGACATAAAGAAAAATTTGGAGATAATAAAACTCCCGAGGGAGTTTATATCCTTGATTACAAAAATAATAAGAGTATTTATCATAAAAGTATCCATATATCCTATCCAAATGAAAAAGACAGGGTAACTGCAGCTGAAAAAGGTTGGGATCCAGGAGGTGGGATCACAATACACGGACAGATAGATAACAGTCAGAAAGGTGAATACTGGACTGAAGGGTGTATAGGGGTTACAAATGAGGACATGGATGAAATATGGATATTTCTTGACCTTCCGGTGACTATAATAATAGAGCCATGAATAATTAACTCAGTCTTTTCATTTAAAATAATTTTATTCAAATTATATACTTCAATAATATATAAAAGAGGGAAAAAAACAATGTCATTTTAGGAGGCTAAAATCAATATGAGGCGTATCATAGCATTTATTTTTGTTTTTGTTACAATATTCTTGGGTATTTTTTCAAATCCAGTGGAAGAGGTAAAGATTAGGGAAGAGTTCAAAAACTTAGACAGTTGGAAGGCTTATGAATTTCCAAAAATAAAAGAACATTCAGTATACACCATAGTGGAGGGAGAGATATTAAAAACTGAAAGTAATGCTTCTGCATCTGCGATTATTTATAAGGATGAGTTTGATGTCTATAAATATCCTCTTATTCAGTGGAGGTGGAAGGTGGATAATATAATAAAAAAAGGAGATGCCAAGTCAAAGGACGGGGACGATTACCCCATCAGAATATACATCGCATTCAAATATGACCCGGCATATACAGGTCTTGGCAAACGGATAAAATATAACACAGCAAAACTTCTTTACGGAGATTATCCTCCTGACAGTTCATTAAATTATATATGGGCAAATAAAGATTATAAAGAAAATATAATAGCTAACTCATACACTTCTGAAGCACAGATGATTCTTTTGCAAAAAGGCGATGCCAATGTGGGAATTTGGAAAACTGAAACAGTAAATATTATAGAGGACTACAAGAAAGCCTTTGGAAAGCAGCCACCTGCTGTTGCCAGTATAATAATAATGAATGATACGGATAATACAAAGGAGAAAGCCGTATCTTATATAGATTATATAAAAGTATACAGGCTGAAATAATAGGGATAAAAACTCATATTTTTAAAATTATGTAAAACTTTTAAAATTATGTAAAAGGAAAGGTCAGGATTTTTGGTAGTTATATTTACATAAGTTAAAATGGTTTTCTAACTTTTAATCATAACATGGCAGCTAATTAATTTAGACAGGGTATAGGGGGCGGTTTCAATGAGAATAGGGGTCATGAATTGTAAGGGATGCAGATATAGTGAGTACGACTCAGATATTGCTTTTGAAAAAATTAAAAATTATTTTAATAAGGATATTTTTATATCTGAAGAAGATTCAGATATTGCAGACATATGGCTTCTAATATCTAAGTGTTCTAACCCATGTATGGATCATAGTGCCTTAAAAAGCTCTCTAGGGAAATTGTTTATAATGGATGAAAAGGATGCTGATAAAGCCATCTATATGATAGAGAAGTTGAGAAAAAATTTTAATGTTAGTTGAATAATGATATATTGTGAGAGACCTGTGAGTGAAGCTTTTAAAAAGTTTTACTTACAGGTCTTTTCACATAAAGGATAAAACAAAATTTTCTGAGTATATTAGATGTATTTTGATTTTAAGATGAATTAAAGGGACAATAATTTTAAAATTTCTTTATTGAGGGATTCATAGCCTTCATAAGACAGGTGAAGTCCATCTGTATAGAAAGAAGAATTCAAAGAAAATTCTTCATCAAAGAGAGACTTAGAAAAATCAAAAAAACATACTCTGTTTTTCTCTTCTAGTCCCTCTATAAAACTATTTACCTGAGAAATTTTCATATTGATCTCGTCATCTCCTTCTATCGGGAGGACGCCTAGCAACATTATCTCTTCAAAATTTTCTTTCAGGGAAGACACTATTTTTTTATAAAATTCATAAACTTTTTCAATGGGAAATCTCATCAGTATATCGTTGATCCCAGCCATTAGGACAACTTTGTCAGCCTCTATACTTTTTACCTCATCGATTCTCCAAAAAATATCCCTTGTGGTATCTCCGGCCACTCCCATATTTATTATGTTTTTGTCTATCAGTGGATTCCACTCAGTTATGCTATCTCCTAGCATGATAGTTTTTTTCATAATTCCACCTCATCTATCCAGTTTATATCTTTTTTGGTCTCACTGAAAGAGCTTCCATTTAAAAAATCTTGAGGGTTGTACAACTTTCCGCAGATGGCAGGATGATTATGCTTTATGATCTTTCCAGAGACGATAAATTTTTCAAACTTCTGAGCCTTTCCTCCCCACAGAAGATAAGTGAGCGCTGGATTTCGTTCTCCTATAAATCCAAGTAGTTTTTCTGTAAAAAACTTCCATAGATTTATATGTGCTCCTGCTTTTCCTGTCTTTGTGGTAAGTGCAGTATTTAGAAATATTACTCCCTCGTTAGCCCATTTTTTGAATATTTTATCTGGTGGCAGGAGTCTAAAGTCTCCTTTGTTGATCTTTTCTCTCAGTTCTTCCATGCTCAATATATCGCCGTAATAACTTTTGTACAAGAGTTTCAGCATGTTTTTAAGGGATGTATTGACCCTTGTGTCTCCCCAAGAATCAAAGGGAACTTCAAATGATAAACCGGTGGCTATACCTTTTTGTGGGTAGGGATCCATTCCTAGAAGAAGAACCTTAGCATTGTTCAGGTCGTATCTGAACACTTTGAAAATATCCTCTTTTCTAGGGGTGTAATCCTTCCCTATAGTATTAAAAATTTCCTCTATGAACTCTACTGTTCTGCCATCAAAAAACTCATAATAAGAGGGGTGTATTTTATTTTCAGATAAAAAAAATTCTCTTTTCAAATTGAGCCTCCCTGTGGACAACATATTATTCCCTGAGTATGGAAATATTATCTGTATTTGTGATTTAGAGCTTTTATCATAGCAAAAGTTTCCAAATCAATCTCACCGCTGATATTTTTTGGTCTGAAATGCAGCTGGAAAGCTTTCAGAATTTTTTTATCTTTTTCACTCCATTCACCAGAGACCTCCATATCATAGCCATATCTTTTGAACTCGGACTGGATATTCTCTGTAGAGTATATTCCAAAGATGGCAGAATCATAATAAAAATTAAAGTCTATAGAATCGTACCAAGCCCCTATACCAAATTCACGGTGCAGTCTTTCCCAGGGGAACAACGGACCCGGATCTATCTTTCGACCGGGAGATATATCAGAATGACCCAGGATATTTTTAGGTTCTATTTTATACTTTTTAGATAATTTTTTTATTAAATATGCTGTTTTTCTTATCTGAGATTCATGGAATGGGTGGAGCTTTAATCCGCCCTCTGTTTCTGAAACTCCTAGATTTACAATCTCTATTCCTATAGAGGTGTCATTCAGGTTGCTCCTTCCTTGGAAACTGCTAATTCCAGCATGCCAAGCTCTTTCGTTTTCAGGAACAAGCTGAAATATCGGATCCCATTTATGGGTTGTTATGAGATAATGAGAGCTTACGTTTCCCTTTGTCAGAGTATCAATAGAAATCTTGTCATCGCAGGCAGTGTAGTGCAGGATTATAAATTTTACTCTTTGATTTTTACCCTTAGCAGTGTATGTTACATTGTCCACTTCATAATTAACCATACTACAGCCTGTCAAGATTATGGATATAACAACTATTATCAACTGCATCTCTTTCACCTCATTTATAATGAAACCTTTAGTTGATTATATCATGTAAAGGCCAGTTGAGTTAAGGTGTTAGAGAAATTTAATTGTTTTTACAGAGATAAAAGTGGCATGAATCTTATTTAAGATTTTAAGATTTTAAGATTTTTCATACTTATATCAAGTGCTTTTACAGAGTGAGTCAGTTTTCCCATAGAGATATAATCTATTTTTAATCCTTTTAGTCTTTGGAACCTCTCTATGTCGATATTTCCAGATACTTCTATAATGGCTCTGCCGTTAATATAATCTACACACTCTTTAAGAAGCTCATCCTCCATGTTGTCTAGCATAATAATATCTGCGCCTGCTTCAAGGCCCTCCTTAACATGTTCCAAATTCTCTGCTTCTACCTCTATTTTTTTTATAAAAGGATGTTTTTTTCTTATACTCTCTACAGCTTTTTTTATGCTTCCAGCGGCCAGAATGTGGTTATCCTTTATCATGGCCATATCTGAGAGATCAAAACGATGGTTGAATCCTCCACCAGTGAGGACCGAATATTTTTCCAGATATCTTAGTCCAGGCGTGGTTTTCCTGGTATCCATTACTTTTATTCCATGTTCTTTAAGTATTTCAGAAGCTTTATATGCCTCAGTGGCTATTCCGGACATTCTCTGCAGAAGATTCAGTGCGACCCTTTCCCCAGATAAGAGTACTCTAGTGCTTCCCCTAAGCTGTGCTATGAGCTCTCCTTTATTGACAATCTCTCCCTCTTTCTTTAAAAACTTTATCTCCACGTCACCCAAAATTTGAAAAACCCTTGAAAAAACCTTTAATCCGCAGATTTTGCCATCTTCTTTTACTATCACTTCCACCTCGGCCTGGCTTTCTTCAGAGGTGATGCTATTTGTGGTTATATCATCATAGGCCCTGTCCTCTAAGAGGGCTTTTTTTATTAGACTATCAATAAGGACGTAATTCATTTTTAAGATCTCCCCTATGTTCTATTATAATTTTTCTTGCAGTTTCTTCAGGACACCACGTATATTCAGAGGCTGGTTTTTCCATTAGACTAATATTATTGATATGAATATTGATATCTGAGGCAGCTTTTCTCCCAAAGACTAATCCTTCCAGAAGAGAGTTGCTGGCCAAACGGTTTTTTCCGTGAAGGCCTGTACATGCAGCTTCTCCTACTACATACAGATGCTGGCAGCTTGATCTTCCTGAGAGATCTGTTTTTATTCCCCCCATGAAATAGTGCTGTGCTGGGCTTATAGGCAGAAGATCCGAGGTTATATCATATCCTCTTTCAAAGCACTCCCTGTATATACCTTCAAATCTCTTTTTGATATATAGAGCATCTAGAACAGTGGCATCTAAATATACATGATCCTTGCTGCTGTTTTTCCTTTCTATAATTGCTTCTACTACTTTATCCCTGGGGAGTAGCTCGTCTACAAATCTTTTTCCGCTGGCGTCTCTTATGACAGCACCTTCTCCCCTCAGGGCTTCAGAAAGTAAAAACAGCCTGTTTTTACTGGGGTTATCTAAGGCCGTAGGATGTAGCTGGATACACTCAATATCTTTTGTTTCCAGATTGTGTCTTTTGGCAAGGGCCAAAGCCACCCCCTTTATATTTTCACGATTTGTGGAATTTTTAAACAGCCCCCCTATACCCCCTGTGGCCAATACCACAACTTTTGAATCAACTGAAAACTTTCCATTTTTGCCTTTAAAAATTCCACCGTGGACAGAATTTCCAGATATCTTGAGGTCTAAAAGTTCACTATCTTCGATAATAGTTATATTTTTTCTTTTTTCAATGTTTTCAA is part of the uncultured Ilyobacter sp. genome and encodes:
- the mprF gene encoding bifunctional lysylphosphatidylglycerol flippase/synthetase MprF; this encodes MKKKSKIFSFSLSILFFIAAIILIQNELANYSYRDIKNAVSEIKGDMIFLSVLLSIFSYILLIFLDSLALRHTGLNFEYYKIIFVSFVSRAFGNNLGISALSSSAIRFRFYSLWGVPYNKIIKLITFCYSTSWIGLIATGGFAFTFWPVMIPSKFDFFLEDNREIGIIFILLTLCYVLFSMGWKYINLHFEFPSLPISLVQISLSVFEWSVAGSVLYVLLPSSSKIHFFTFISIFVTGQLIGIISNLPGGIGAFEFIMISFLSQFISVHEILSGLILYRVIYYLLPLFFAVVLLGAYEVSIKKESFSGLTNFFDSFIAPFIPVLLAAGMFSGGFIMLLSGSTPSELWRIEWLGRFFPIATLEVSHFIGSITGFLLLILATGIKRRLNSAYFISIFLLIMGIISSLLKGLDYEEAFILFVILLLLIPSKKHFYRKASSLISYLSVNGILLIFLATASAIWIGIFSYKHVEYSRDLWWQFEIKKNAPRFLRSTLGIALATIFYALTKIMKPVTDYTMENSGEGIEDARKILMTSPKTYSNLVLMGDKSIVFDKDRDSFIMYGVSGKSMIAMGDPVGNSEGISELIWLFYEIAMKSGKRVVFYEVGTEYLNYYLDIGLNVLKIGEEAAVNLVEFSLVGGSRKGLRYTYNKLQKDGCSFRIIEHMEIESVMDELKEISDGWLDLKKGSEKKFSLGSFDKDYIKNFRIGVIEKEGKIMAFSNLWETSNKNELSVDLMRYRPSSPDSVMEFLFINLMLWGKENDYKWFNLGMAPLSGIEGRELSTFWNRFGNFVFNLGGHFYNFKGLRSYKDKFSPLWHPKYIVFSGDLSLLNVLKDVYVLVSGGVKEIIKK
- a CDS encoding dienelactone hydrolase family protein, which gives rise to MKKIKYIMMVIFFMSMAVTSMGASGKMISYKIGNNVYEGYYSINKSPEAPLVLIIHDWDGLTDYEIRRVEMLADLGYSVFAMDLFGAGIRPTEVKDRRQHTGELYADRQKMRSLMLGALEVARLKGGNIHNAVAMGYCFGGAAALEFARSGINLKGFVTFHGGLSTPEGQDYSKTKGEILVLHGTADANISMDDFAKLAVELEDKGISHEMITYSGAPHAFTVFDSPSYRKETDEKSWKRFIEFLDENLNK
- the trkA gene encoding Trk system potassium transporter TrkA; protein product: MNILIAGGGDVGVRIAQKLIYEGYNITLIEKNEKLIRMLKNKLDAMIIHGDATNVGTLVEADIQSAGLFIVVTNSDSDNLVACTLARNCGRRDLSIATKLDDYTQFFLKGKVAPGNFGLNTVVIPSELTIKKIVELIQNPDIFEIANYAGNIAQMVGVKVRKEFLYSSVPIFKMAQMDNIMNKIRLVAIQREGNIIIPRGNSEIYPNDKLYFVGRTEIVKEVVKKYFSINLKLNNVIIIGGSKRSVRLAKVLVKLKKNVVIIEQDRSICEEISSHLENVMVINGLATDRFLLDELKIESSCVVSMTSDDEYNILAAFMTKKYGASKTICMIKSTSIVNVINNLAPIDTVFSPHALTVGEILKRTRKDDLFSVSSFTEIDAETVGIDIKDKLPILNTPIKNISMPAKTIIGVIIRGKEVIIPTGEDEIKLGDRIIIFLLSDAIYEVEKIFSRRHGGGL
- a CDS encoding potassium transporter TrkG; the protein is MNWKLIFKIQGLILVVVGAMMSIPLIFSFYYRSSDILSLSFSIFLTILVGVLFLFIFKSKKRIRAREGFASVSLGWIMASCFGALPFYLEGTMGSYINCVFESMSGFTTTGATILKDIEVLPKGVLFWRSLTHWLGGMGIILLTIAVLPMLGISPGQLYNAEVPGPIKGRLRPKIRDTAVILWLIYLSMTVIETILLMFGGMNLYDSLCHTFGTLGTGGFSTRNSSVGGFHSIYIEIVIIVFMYLSGINYTLHFYLIKGRFRNFLKNSEWRFYTSILFAAVIMISLNIYFAGPVEYRGDYIKSLRDSAFQVVSITTTTGYVTADFNLWPSFSGLLLVLMMFFGGSAGSTGGGLKQIRVLIMIKHIYHEVEKMAYPRAVFSLKVGGDSIEERVVKNVVVFFILFMFFFGGITIFLALMGYDIVTCFSASIATLGNIGPGLSRVGAVENYSFFDPYSKVVLIFAMLLGRLEIFSVLILMYSLTIKKNSHF
- a CDS encoding DUF6868 family protein; the protein is MNIKFFQEFFLWCTAINSIALVFWMLMFSFGSSWIYKFHSKWFKISLEEFHSIHYKGMAFYKLGIFLFNLAPYIALLIMGS